The DNA segment AAAATTATCGAACAAACAAACTGGATTGCCAGTGTGATTATAGAACCTGGAGAAGATGAACTGGAAGCCTTAAATAGCGGTGTACAACGTGTGCTCGCTGGACTTGAAAAAGAAAAATTGTACTAGAGGAGGAGATAATGTGGCAACAGAATATGATGTAGTTGTTCTTGGCGGAGGAACTGGCGGTTACGTCGCAGCAATCCAAGCAGCTAAGAATGGCCAAAAAGTAGCCGTAGTAGAAAAAGGTAAAGTTGGCGGGACATGTCTTCACCGAGGATGTATCCCAACTAAAGCTTTGCTACGTTCTGCTGAGGTTTTACAAACGGTGAAAAAAGCGAGTGAATTTGGTGTTTCTGTAGAAGGAAATGCAGGAATCAACTTTTTGCAAGCACAAGAAAGAAAACAACAAATAGTAGATCAATTAGAAAAAGGTATTCATCAATTATTCAAACAAGGCAAAATTGATTTGTTCGTTGGGACGGGAACTATTCTAGGGCCATCCATCTTTTCTCCAACAGCAGGGACTGTTTCAGTTGAACTAGAAGATGGTTCCGAAAATGAAATGCTAATCCCTAAAAATTTAATTATTGCGACTGGTTCGAAACCTCGCACATTAAACGGTTTGACCATTGATGAAGAAAATGTTTTATCATCTGATGGTGCGCTCAATCTAGAAACTTTACCAAAATCAATTCTTATCGTTGGTGGTGGGGTTATTGGAATGGAGTGGGCTTCGATGTTGCATGATTTTGGGGTTGAAGTTACTGTACTTGAATATGCGGATCGGATTTTGCCAACAGAAGATAAAGAAGTAGCCAAAGAACTAGCAAGACTCTATAAAAAGAAAAATTTAACAATGCACACATCTGCTGAAGTTCAAGCAGCTAGCTATAAAAAAACAAATAATGGTGTAGAAATTAAAGCAATTATTAAAGGCGAAGAGCAGACTTTCTCAGCAGATAAAATTCTTGTATCTGTGGGGCGTTCAGCTAATACCGAAAATATTGGCCTACAAAACACGGATATCGCGACTGAAAATGGCTTTATCCAAGTAAATGATTTTTACCAAACAAAAGAAAGTCACATCTATGCGATTGGTGACTGTATTCCAACAATTCAACTTGCTCATGTAGCGATGGAAGAAGGAACAATTGCCGCCAACCATATTGCTGGAAAAGCTACTGAAAAACTTGATTATGACTTAGTTCCGCGCTGTATTTATACTTCCACTGAAATCGCAAGTGTCGGTATCACAGAAGAACAAGCAAAAGAACGCGGTCACGACGTTAAAAAAGGTAAATTCTTCTTCCGTGGTATTGGAAAAGCGCTCGTTTACGGTGAATCTGATGGTTTTATCAAAATTATTGCAGATAAAAAAACAGATGATATCCTTGGTGTGAGTATGATTGGACCGCATGTAACGGACATGATTAGCGAAGCCGCTTTAGCACAAGTTTTAAATGCAACCCCGTGGGAAGTAGGTAAT comes from the Listeria welshimeri serovar 6b str. SLCC5334 genome and includes:
- the lpdA gene encoding dihydrolipoyl dehydrogenase — translated: MATEYDVVVLGGGTGGYVAAIQAAKNGQKVAVVEKGKVGGTCLHRGCIPTKALLRSAEVLQTVKKASEFGVSVEGNAGINFLQAQERKQQIVDQLEKGIHQLFKQGKIDLFVGTGTILGPSIFSPTAGTVSVELEDGSENEMLIPKNLIIATGSKPRTLNGLTIDEENVLSSDGALNLETLPKSILIVGGGVIGMEWASMLHDFGVEVTVLEYADRILPTEDKEVAKELARLYKKKNLTMHTSAEVQAASYKKTNNGVEIKAIIKGEEQTFSADKILVSVGRSANTENIGLQNTDIATENGFIQVNDFYQTKESHIYAIGDCIPTIQLAHVAMEEGTIAANHIAGKATEKLDYDLVPRCIYTSTEIASVGITEEQAKERGHDVKKGKFFFRGIGKALVYGESDGFIKIIADKKTDDILGVSMIGPHVTDMISEAALAQVLNATPWEVGNTIHPHPTLAESFREAALAVDGNAIHG